A genomic region of Arvicola amphibius chromosome 7, mArvAmp1.2, whole genome shotgun sequence contains the following coding sequences:
- the LOC119819466 gene encoding elongin-C-like, whose translation MNGEEKIYGVWEGPDAMDVKLISSDGHEFIVKREHALTSGTIKAMLSGPGQFAEKETNEVNFREIPSHLLSKVCMYFTYKVHYTNSSTEIPEFPIAPEIALELLMAANFLDC comes from the coding sequence atgaatggagaagagaaaatcTATGGTGTCTGGGAAGGCCCTGACGCCATGGATGTAAAATTAATATCTTCTGATGGCCATGAATTTATTGTAAAAAGAGAACATGCGTTAACATCAGGAACAATAAAGGCCATGTTGAGTGGACCAGGTCAGTTTGCGGAGAAAGAAACCAATGAGGTCAATTTTAGAGAGATCCCTTCGCACTTGCTCTCGAAAGTGTGCATGTATTTTACCTACAAGGTCCATTACACTAACAGCTCCACCGAGATTCCTGAATTCCCAATTGCACCCGAAATTGCACTGGAACTGCTCATGGCTGCGAACTTCCTagattgttaa